The Solenopsis invicta isolate M01_SB chromosome 12, UNIL_Sinv_3.0, whole genome shotgun sequence genome window below encodes:
- the LOC105194405 gene encoding cytochrome b5 isoform X1, whose translation MATKNVKSDTAAASSSASQQFTRDEVAKHVETKDTWIIIHNNIYDVTKFLNEHPGGEEVLLEQNGRDATDAFEDIGHSTDAREMMKKYKIGELVEEDRMHGSGKPTDWSNKNEGDNSSSWWSWLIPIAVGLLATIVYRTFISAH comes from the exons ATGGcaactaaaaatgttaaaagtgaCACCGCCGCCGCCTCCTCTTCAGCCAGCCAACAATTTACGCGAGATGAAGTAGCGAAACATGTTGAAACTAAGGATACATGGATCATTATTCACAACAATATCTATGATGTCACCAAATTCTTGAATGAG CATCCAGGTGGTGAAGAGGTGCTCCTGGAGCAAAATGGACGTGATGCTACAGACGCTTTTGAAGATATTGGACATTCTACTGATGCCAGGGAAATGATGAAGAAGTACAAAATTGGTGAACTGGTAGAA gAAGATAGGATGCACGGTAGTGGAAAGCCTACAGACTGGTCTAATAAAAATGAGGGGGACAATTCCAG TTCTTGGTGGTCCTGGTTGATTCCAATCGCTGTTGGGCTGCTCGCGACCATCGTCTATCGCACCTTTATCAGCGCACATTGA
- the LOC105194405 gene encoding cytochrome b5 isoform X2 — MATKNVKSDTAAASSSASQQFTRDEVAKHVETKDTWIIIHNNIYDVTKFLNEHPGGEEVLLEQNGRDATDAFEDIGHSTDAREMMKKYKIGELVEEDRMHGSGKPTDWSNKNEGDNSSRCCNVM, encoded by the exons ATGGcaactaaaaatgttaaaagtgaCACCGCCGCCGCCTCCTCTTCAGCCAGCCAACAATTTACGCGAGATGAAGTAGCGAAACATGTTGAAACTAAGGATACATGGATCATTATTCACAACAATATCTATGATGTCACCAAATTCTTGAATGAG CATCCAGGTGGTGAAGAGGTGCTCCTGGAGCAAAATGGACGTGATGCTACAGACGCTTTTGAAGATATTGGACATTCTACTGATGCCAGGGAAATGATGAAGAAGTACAAAATTGGTGAACTGGTAGAA gAAGATAGGATGCACGGTAGTGGAAAGCCTACAGACTGGTCTAATAAAAATGAGGGGGACAATTCCAG CCGATGCTGCAACGTGATGTGA